The nucleotide window GTACTTTCTCGATAAGGCTTCAAAGGAAATCTTTTCGTAGTAGCAGCTTTCAATATATTGCTGTGCTTGTTGCACAACAGGGTCATCATGTGACTTTTGCCCGTTAAAGATGACGAAGTCAGACTGAGAGTGCCGGTCAATATCGATCTGGAAGATCTTGGAACAGTATACCGCGGTAGCCCGGTCGTAGAATTTTTCAACCAGGTATAAGATCAGGTTCAGGAAGGAGTAACCACCGCCGTTGGTATAAATCCCGTTTTCGTCGGTGATCAGCTTTTCAGTTTGTACCCTTACCTTCGGAAAAAGACCTTTGAAATGATTGGCCGTGTTCCAGTGTAATGAGCAGCTTTTCTGGTCCAGGAGCCCGGTGGAAGCGAGCAGGTAAGCGCCTGTGCACATGCACGCGAGCTCGGCTCCCTGTTTGTATTGCTGCGTCATGAATTTTACCAGCGGTTCGTTCTCTTGGGCCAGCCCATTAAAATCAGGCGCCACCGCAGGTATGATGATCAGGTCGGTTCCTTTGATATCAGCAACATTACATTGCGGCATGATCTGCAACATTCCCTTTATAAATTGGGATTGGGTTGCAACACCCGCCAGTTGAATGTCAAAGACAGGCTCCTGTCCGTGCTCCCTGCGGTAGTTATTAGCTCCCGAAAAGATATGATAAGCGCCGATAATACAGGAAATAGTATTGGGACCTGCCTGCGTATCCGGTACCAGTATGGTCAGATGCTTGCTCATAATGGATTACTTGATTTACAAAGCTAAACCTTTGTGTTGTCCAAAACAACCCCCGACAATGTCTGAAATGCTCCTGTTTGCGGTTCCTTTTGGCTATACCTTTAGGTCAAAATAAAGTATAATGAGTATTTTATCCTTTACCACTACCCCCGCAATTCATCACCGCCTGCTGATTGAAAAATCGCCCGACATTGTATATGCAGCGCTGACCACACAGGACGGATTATCAGGCTGGTGGACACCGGATACTATCGCCCTTCCCAAAGTAGGATCGGTATCGCGGTTCAGCTTTGGTCCGGACTATTACAAGGAACTTGAGGTGGCTGATCTGGTACCCGGAAAACTGGTTCAATGGCGTTGCCTGAAAGGTTTTGACGATTGGTTGGGTACGGTAATTACCTTTGAGCTGGAGAGGCATCCGAAAGGAACAGTTATTTTGTTTCACCATGAGGCATGGAAAGCCTATTCCAAAGAGTTCGCTTCCTGCAGTTTCGATTGGGCGCTATTTTTACGGAGTTTAAAGCATCTTTGTGAAATAGGTAAAGGCTATCCTTACCCTGACTTTAATAAAGTTTAAAAGATATATATACCGGATCGATCCCCATGAAGGTGTAGCTGCCGTTTTATTGGCCTGATTTGAAGCAGGATCTGGTTACCTGTGAAAAGTTGAAAGTAGGTATGGACAAGTATAGATATTTATATCTGTCCACAACTTTGTTGCACCTGCCAACAGATGGATATCGGTTGGGGACCTGATGTCTTCTGTGATTTTTCACCAGCATGATTTTTGAAGAACTTATTAAATTTGTAACGCACTTCAAAAGCCTTCTAAATGAAAATGAATCTAAACCCTATCCGTTCTAAAAAGGACTGGATAACCCCTGAAACCACAGAAAATCATATGAACGGTAATGGTGGTGGCGGCCCCGATTTTGCCAGCGAGCTTCCTAATGGCTCGTGAAATGGCTATTGTTATTGGAAGTGTAGGCAAAAATGAAATGGCAGCTGCATCCCTGAAGCGGGCGCAGGAATGGGTTGCCTCTGCTTTCCCATGCGAAGTATTATCTTACTATCAGGATGAACATACTTTTATTGGGGTAGCGGGGGGTGTTATTTCCTGCACAGGTGATTACGTGGCAGTGGTGGACGCCCATTTCAGCCCGGAACATGTGATAGATCTCTACCGCCAATATGGTGAGGCCTGTGTGGATCAATTGGAAGGGAGTTACTCTTTTGTGATTTGGAATCGTTCTTTAAAGAAACTATTGCTGGCTGTTGATCAGATGGGCGCGCGCCCTATGTACTACAGTGATAATGAGGATTGCTTTTTGTTTGGCTCACAATTCGATGGAGTTCTGGCGGCATTGGATATTCAGCCTGTTTTTAATCCCGATTGTATATGGGAGTATATCAGAAGGAATATCGATGCAACTTTGACTTATGCGAACGGTATACATCGATTGACAGCTGCGGGTTATTTTTACTTTGGTATCAATGAAAAAATAAGGGTGCGGCAAGCGTCAGGATTTGCATATCGAAAGGTTGATGCTCCCCGAACGGATGCCGGTTGGGTTACTGCTTACCAGGAAGCTTTGAGGGACGCGGTAACTGATACCTTACTTCCTGATATAACGATAGGTGTAACCTTAAGCGGTGGACTAGACTCGTCTGCAATAGCCTGCATACTTGCTAAACAGTTGGCCCGGGCAGGACGGACTTTACATTGTTTTTGTGCAACAGTACCGGAGGACTTTCCAGATTCGATTACAGATGAACGAATATATATGCAGGCAGTTGCTGACAAGTATCCCAATATAAAGCTGCATTTTATTGATATACCCGACACCGGTATCTTCGACGGGCTAGACGAGGCAATAAAGACGGAACCTACTTTACCGAATATCTTTCATTATCATGATCGCGCGATCCTGGAAGCTGCTAAAGCCTGTGGAGTGAAGCAGCTATATACAGGTTACGGGGGTGATTACTTCGCATCCTGGTCGGGTGATAGCGTTGCTTTTGCATATTGGCAAAAGCAACGCTACAGGAAAGCTTTCAGGTTACTAAGGCAGCGTGCCTGTGCCGAAGGGATTTCTTTGAGACGTTCTTTTTATCGCAATATCGTTCGCCGTAGCAATACTTTAAAGTGGTTACAGGGGAGGTTGCGAGAAAGAAAGATCCATTCCCTCGAGCCTTCGAAGGTACTTACCTGGAAGTTGAAAGGCGTGACGGAAGGAGAAATAGCACGTCTGGATCATAAAAAGCAGATGGCCTTAATCATTCGTAATGGCAGTATGGGGCGCATTATCTCAGGTATCCATGCAGCGGCAGCCAGGTATGGAATTGAATTCAGATTTCCTGCTTTGGATCTTAACCTGCTTTCCCTCCTGGCAGCGATGCCACTTGAATTATTCGTGATGGATGGCAAGCGACGTGGGATGATACGAAAGGCCATGCGGGGAGTAGTTCCGGATCTGGTTCTTGACCGAAATGACAAACAGGCTTATAGCCCTGGATATCATCACCGGTTTAAAAATAGTCAACAAACGATCTGCGAACTCTTGTACCCTGAGACACCACAACCATACGGGCAATTTTTGAATCTGCAACCACTTCGTGATTACTATCATCAGTGGCTGTCGGGTACAACCTCCCAATATGTACCAGGCTCCGATATCCGTTTTATGCAATGGATGACTATTTTGTTGATACTCCGGGGCAAATTAGGTCATGAGTTGTTGTACGATATCTGGCCGAATGTCAAAGCGGCTCAATGAATACTGCAAAGAGTAAATGTTGTAATGGAATAAAAAAATCCTTACTTGTAATAGTAAGGATAATATTGGATAGCCATGAATGGTTTGCGTGTTACCAGACGGGGTGTAGCTGTTACTGACTATGACTGAATGAACGCTAAAAGATCTTTATTGATCGTCTGGTGTTCTGTAGTTGGCATTCCGTGTGAGAACCCGGGGTAGGTAATAAGTTTTCCGTTTTTAAGTAATCTTGCAGATTTTAAAGCTGAATTTTCTATCGGCACAATTTGGTCATCTTCTCCATGCAGCACCAAAACCGGTAAATTAACTGCTTGAAGATCTGCTGTAAAGTCGGTTTCAGAAAAAGCTTTGATCCCATCATAATGAGCAACGATCCCACCCATCATTCCCTGCCTCCACCAGTTTCTCTGTATGCCTTCTTTTATAGCCGCGCCAGCCCTGTTATAACCGTAGAAGGGGAAAGTTAAATCGATATAAAATTGATTCCTGTTGTTGAGTGTCTGTTCCCTGATGTTGTCGAAAACCTCCATGGGGACGCCGTCAGGATTAGTAGCACTTTTAACCATTACAGGAGGAACAGCGCTGATTAAAACGGCTTTTTTTGCTCTTCCGCTAGCGTATTTATTCACGTAACGAATTACTTCGCCGCCACCTGTGGAATGACCGATATGTACCACGTCTTTCAAATCTAAAAATGAAACCAGTTCAGCTACATCAGAAGCGTATTGTTCAATAGTATGATTATAGATGTTCTGGCTGGATCGCCCATGACCCCTTCTGTCGTGCGTTATTACACGGTAGCCTTTTTGTAAGAAGAAAATTACCTGCGCATCCCAATCGTCGGATGATAAGGGCCATCCATGATGAAACATTAGCACGGGTCCTTCCCCCTGATCTTTATAGAAAATTTCGGTTCCGTCTTTTAATTTTAGTGTGCTCATTTTGTTTAAGTTTAATGTTGTGATTTGGTATATGAAATATTTTTGTTGTAATTGGTAGCGAATGTAGCGCAGTTAAATCCAAATCATCTTAACCCAGGTTAAGATCGCTCGTTTCTAATGCATTTTATTTAAGCAGCTTAAGGCACTGCAGGGTTCAAACAGTTTCCGGTATAACAGGGAGGCAGCGGTGTTGCGTATTAAAAAGCCTACGTTTGTAAGCGGAATAAACCCCTGGTATCAGGGCTGAAAGCGTTAAATTAAACTTACCCGCGCGCCTTGTAAACCTGTTCTTTGGGCTTTTTATCTTTTGTCAGCTGGAACTATGACATATCCGGATATTTCATCACAAGAATCAGTAAACTGCTCCTATCTTTATAACAGGCTCTATATTTGTATATAGGTCTGAAAATATTAACCCCATTCAGTTAAATCCTGATGAAAAAAAGTACTCTAAACCAACGTCTTCTACTGATATTAATTCTGGCAACCGGCTTTGCTTCCGGGTTGGGAGCTCAGAATGTGGACAGCGTTTTTAAAGTTGCCCGTGAGGCGGCTTTCGAAAGGAAAGATTATACTACAGCTATCCGGCTATCTAAAGAGGTGCTATGCGTAAGTCCTGGTTATACAGATGTCATAACTTTTCTCGGGCGGCTATATACATGGAATAAACAACCTGATAGCGCCCGCCTGTATTTCAATGAGGCTTTACGCCAACAGCCCGATTCTGAAAATGCTTTTGCCGGACTGGCCGATATGGAGTACTGGGCCGGAAATTATGGACCTGCATTGGTTGTCGCCGGCAACGGGTTAAAAGTATTTCCGCGTTCGGAAACCTTATTGCTTCGTAAGGCCCAGGTTCTTTATGCTCAAAAGGAATATGCGGCAGCTATACCGGTTTTGGATACCCTTCTGCAGGTTCATAGAAAAAACAGCGAAGCCCGCCGGTTGGCTGTTCAGATCCAGGATCATATTGCTAAAAACGCAATAGGCGTGAGGTATGATTATATCCACTTTGATCAACAGTTTCCTGATCCCTGGCACCTCGCTGCTATAGACTATACCCGGCACACAAAAGCCGGGGCATTTACGGCAAGAGTGAATTATGCCAACAGGTTTGCCGCTGGAGGACTGCAGTATGAACTGGAATCTTATCCCCGGTTCTCCAAAACATTTTATGGCTACCTGAATATGGGCTATTCAGATAATAAAGTGGTATTCCCAAAGTGGAAAGCAGGCGCGTCACTATTTGCCAACTTACCCAGGGCTTTCGAAGCAGAACTGGGTGTGCGTTACCTGTATTTTAACAGGGATGTTTTTATGTATACACTGTATGCCGGTAAATATTATAACAGTTTTCTCTTCGGTGCCAGAACTTTTTTAACACCACAAACTTCCTCAATTACACAAACCTATAGTGTTATGGCCCGTTATTATTGGGGCGGACCGAATGACTATGTCGGCGTGTTGCTGGGGTCAGGCCTTTCACCTGATGATGTAAGGAGTAATGTGCAATTAAACAGCGGCTATAAAATGCGCAATTATAATGGCGAGATCAATGCAAGATTTTCGGTACAACAGCTGAACATTGTTACCGCCAATTTTTCACTTCTTAACCAGGAGTATTTGCCTGGACAAAAAGGGAACCAATTGCAGTTCGGACTGGGGTATATTCGCCGGTTTTAGTTTTTACCCGGTATGATTGGTGTTCCAAATCCTTGCCGGGTCATTTCGCCCCATGCATTCTTTTTACGCAGGTAATCAATATACCCTTTGATAGCAGCCCATACCACGAAGGGATGGAAAATAAAAGGCTCGGTAAGCGCTGTTAGCAGTAGCTTCATCATGTCGGTGCGGCGCCGGTACATATTGTATGTCGTTACTTCCATAAAAGCTGCAAATGCAGCGTATAGATAACCGAAGGACACGATGAATGCCAGCAGGGCGATAAACACATGCCAGTTGATCAGCTGAAAAATCGCCATCAGTAAAAAAACAACAATGCCGAAAGCCTCGATTAAGGGCGCCAGCATTTCAAAGAAAAACCAATAGGGGTAACTTACCATACCCAGTAAATGATACCGGGGATTAAAGAACATGATGCGGTGAAACCAGAGTGTTTCTATCGTGCCCCGCGTCCAGCGATTACGCTGCCTGCCCAATATTTTGGTATTGGAAGGTGCTTCTGTCCAGCAAAGCGGATCGGGAATATAGCTTACCTGGTAGGGCTGTTGGGCCTCTTCCATATACCGGCGCATGCGCACTACCAGCTCCATATCTTCGCCTACTGTTTTATGGTTATACCCACCCGCTTTAACTGCTATCTCTTTATCAAATGCGCCAAAAGCCCCTGAAATCAGCATCAGTCCGTTCATGCGTGCCCACGCCATGCGTCCCAGGATGAAAGCTCTTATATATTCCAGCGATTGCATTCTTGCCCAATAATTGGCTGGCAGATTTACTTTTATTAACCGGCCGTCTTTAATAATACAGGAGTTTGCGATCCGTACTACACCACCTGTTGCAATTACCTTTTTATCCGTTTCTTCCAGGAAGGGCTTAATCATTTTGAGTACCGCATCCTGTTCCAATATACAATCCACGTCTATGCAAACAATATAGTTATTGGCAGACACATTGATGCCTACATTTAATGCGTCGGCTTTGCCGCCGTTTACCTTATCTACAACGACCAGTTTTTTATAAGCAGGGTTTTTGCTCTTATAAATACCTCTTATTTCTTTGGTGGCTATTTTATACTGTACGTGGTGAGGTGTTTTTTCGAGATCATACGCGGCTATAAGTTTTTGAAGGCTATCGTCTTTACTGCCATCATTAATAATGATCACTTCGAGGTTGCTATAATACAAAGAGAGCAGGGAGCGCACATTCTCCACTATATTGGCGCCTTCATTATAAGCCGGTGCCAGTATGCTTACGGAGGGTGCATGGGGCGAGGACGCCAGTAAGCGATAATCGGTAATTGAATTTTTACGCATATACTTACGGGTCGCTCCAATGGAGTAGAGTCCGATCCATAAGTAAAACGAAATCAATACAACAGCATAGATAAATATGCCGTAAGTAAGGAGCAGGGTAAGGAAATTCCAGACACTCATGATGCCAGCTCGTATTTTATTTGATTAGCAATTGAATAGATGGTAGGGTTGTCGGCTGCTATATTGTTCAGCACTGTCATATTTTTGGGATTGATGGCTACTATAGCCCTGGCCGCTTCCAGTTTAATAGCGTCGTCTGCATCATCCAGCTTGCTTTTAAGAAACTCTATATCTGCTTCCGTGCCATTTATTCCTGTTTGTTTTAATATTTCCAACTTGTTTGCCGACGACTCGGCAGAATATTGTTGTTGCAATATTGCAACGGTATTTTCACCGGCAATAATGCCCAGTGTTTTGATCGCCTGGTTTCTTATTTTATGATTATCGCTATTCAGGCATTGTACTACCTCTTTGTGCACCCTGAATTGCTGGTATACTTCGGTGAGTTTAAGCGCGAAATGGACAACATAACTATTGGCTGATTGCAACCACAAAGGCAGGTGAGGCATTTCTTCACTGTTAAAACTGTCCAGCTGTTGCAGTAATTTGATCTGTTGCCATTCATGAAGCGGGTAGTTCAACGCATTAAGAAAGATTAACCCTTTAAAGCCGTCTAGCCCAACGATGGCTGTTTGTGCTTCCATACGTACAAAATCGTTGTCGCTGTTGGTATAGTCCAGTATGTCCGACAACGACTCCCGTTGTTGCATCATGTATAGCTCGTAAATACCTCTTGATCTTAGATGCCAGCGGAAGCTTTTCATTTTTGCTTCTGAGTCTTTTTTCAACCCTGTATGCTCGTATAAATGTACTACGCTGTCTGACAAATGACCCGCTACACTTTTTTTGAAGTTGATAAGATTGTCCGTGACGAATTGTCTTACATATTTTTTCTTAAAATGCACAGAAAAATCAGGCAGGGTAGCAGATGCATGCGCTTCCTCCATTGCCATTTGTTCGCTTATCCAGTCATTAAGTTGATCGGTAATGATTTCCTTTACGCGAAAGCGTTTCTTTTTGGTGTACAAAAACAGGTAGATCATACCCACCAGAATCAAAGTGAGTATACCAAAAAAGGCTGCACTAAAATAAAGATGCTCTGGTGAGAGAAGGCGAAAGAATGCGCCGCTGTTCATGGGCAATGAATTAGCGAGTTAACTGCTTTTTGATACGAATGCTCAATTCGTTCAGGCTAAAGGGTTTAGTAATATAGTCATCGGCTCCCAGGTCAAAAGCTTCCTGTACGATCTTCTCCTGCCCCATAGTGGAGAACACAATGACTTTAATTGGTTTTTCGGCGAGAGACTTGACAGCATTTACAATTTCAAGACCGGATACATAGGGTAACATAACATCCGTAAGGACCAGGTCCGGTAGTTCAGTCGCTAATTTTTCGAGGCCTTCCTTGCCATCATTGCAGCAAATCATTTCAAAGCCCTCTTTTTTAAGTTTAGAAGCTACTGCTCTTTGTATCAATGTATCATCCTCTATAAGTAATACTTTTCCTATTTTAAATAACATTTTTAATCGGGTTGACTATCCTATAGTTTTATACATTTGTAAATGTACAACAGAATAGATGATTATGATGTCTTATGGCGATATAAATAAACTTACTCAAACAATATAATCAGCTAATCTTTAAATTACGATAACTAATAAGAAATGCCCTCTTATGCCTGTAGATGTTGTTAAAAAAAATAATGTTACCGTACGAAATGAAAATGGCAGGCAAACCATTGTATTTGCACATGGGTTTGGTACTGATCAGACAGCATGGGGTACAGTAGCCGATGCTTTTGCGGATAATTATCGATTGATATTATATGATAATGTGGGAGCCGGGCTGTCAGATCCGGCTGCATTCAGTCCGAACAAATATGATACGCTTCACTCCTATGCTGAAGACCTGCTTGGCATTTGCCGGGGGCTTAACCTGGATGACGTTATAATGGTTGGCCATTCAGTGAGTGGTATGATCAGCCTGCTGGCGTCTATTAAAGAACCCGGCCGGTTTAAGAAATTGATATTGGTAGGCGCATCGCCCCGTTATCTGAACAGTGAGGGATACCTGGGTGGATTTACCCAGGAAGCGCTGGATGGTTTATATGCCGCCATGGCCAATAACTATTATGCCTGGGTAAGTGGTTTTGCGCCAATGGTGATGGAAAACGCAGATAAGCCCGAACTTGCCCAGAGCTTTGCCAATTCGTTGGCGTCCATCAGGCCGGATATTGCCCAGTCCGTTGCGCGTGTCATCTTTCAATCGGACCATAGAGCGGATCTTCCGAAAGCAACTATTGAAACATTACTGCTGCAAACGAAACATGACAATGCAGTTCCCGGAGATGTGGCTTTATACCTCAATCAGCATATCAGGGGCAGTCATTTAGAAATGGTAAATGCCGAGGGGCATTTTCCACATATAAGCGCTCCTGATGAGATTATCAGGGAAATTAAAAATTTTATCGGATAAATATTGTGGACAATACTGCAACAGTGGACTGGCAAAAAAGATCGCTTGATTTTTTGTTGAGTTTATACCAGGTAAAAAGCGAGAAAGATGTCGCCCTGATCAGGACGAGGATTACAGACAGTTTGCAAATTCATTCGGGAGCTACGGCAGCAGCCCTTGTGCGGCTGGAAGATGAAGTGACTGCCAGGATACTTTATGCAACCGTACCGACACCATCCAGCTTTTTTGATGCGGAGTATGCGGCTGCCATCATCCGGGCAAACGAAGTAAAGGTTACGGAAGACGCATCATTAAATTTATTGCCAGGTAAGAATATATTGTTCCCGGTTACCCACGGAACTTTGTCCGGGCTTTTCATTATTGCAACTGACAGGCCTGTTGATGAAGCTTATAACACTTTTTTGCTTCAGGCATGGGAAGGTTTAAAAGGGATGACCATGCTGGTGCAAACCTATTATTCCTTCGAGCACCTTTCTGCACGTTACAATGCTATTCTTAGTGCGGTTGATCAGGCGATCTTGTTTTTAGATAACAGGGGCAGGGATGGCTGGGTTAATACTGCTGCTTCGTTATTATTGAATATTGATGCAGGCCGGAACTCATCCTTGGTGATTTCACGGGCCATGCAACAGTGGAGAACTACTGCAGTAAATGCGAAGGAAATCGAACAGGAAGCTGTTAAGCTGTTTTATAAGCCGGACGGCATGGTGAAGGGATGGAAATGGATATTCGGCGACCCGGTATCTAAAGTGCTGGATGTTTCCTGTGTGTCGGTGGTTTCGGATACTATCAAGGGCCGGATGTGGGTATTTGCTGATATCACGCCCATCTATGCAGCCTCAGAACAACTCAAAGAGCTTAACGCCGAACTGGATAAAAAACGCCGGTTGGCGGATGATCAGAATAAGGCAAAGTCAGACTTCCTGGCTAATATGAGTCACGAGATCCGTACGCCGATGAATGGTGTGATTGGTATGACCAGCCTGCTGGCACTTACGCAGCTGGATGCTGAGCAGCGCGACTATGTGGATACCATTCGGGTAAGCGGAGAATCGCTGCTGTCAATCATTAATGATATTCTTGATTTCTCTAAAATAGAATCAGGCAAGATGGAGTTAGAAGCAGCCCCATTCCGGCTCAGTACGGCAATAGAAGAAGCCTATGACCTGATGAGTGTAAAAGCGAATGAAAAAGGACTTGATCTGCTTTATTATATCGAACCTGATGTGCCGTCGGATATCATTGGTGATGCCACCCGGTTCAGGCAAATCCTGTTAAATCTTATTTCTAATGGTATTAAATTTACCCGGCAGGGGGAGATCGAAATAACTGCGGAGAAAATAGGATTTGAAGATAATAGGTATACTCTGCAGTTTACAGTAAAAGATACCGGTATCGGTATTCCTGCCGATAAGTTCTATAAGTTGTTTGACAGCTTTTCACAGGTGGACTCTTCTACTACCAGGAAGTATGGCGGTACCGGTTTAGGACTGGCAATCTGTCAACGGTTGGTGACTTTGATGGAGGGGGACATACGCGTGGAAAGTCAAGAAGGCAAAGGGTCTGCTTTTATATTCACCATTAAGGTGGCGGCCAATACAGCGGTTACACATTTTAAAACGGAAGAAAGGCCTTTAATCAATACATTATATGGCAAAAAAGTGTTGCTGCTTGATGATAATGAAACCAATCTTAAAATACTCAGCAAACAATGTATTTTATGGGGTATGAAGCCTACGGCTGTAAATAGTTATACTGAAGCCATGACTGAGGTTACCGGCGAGCATTTTGACGTGGCGATTATTGATCTGCTGATGCCGGAAAGGAATGGCGTTGAGGTTGCCCGTCTCATACGCGGGGGGAATTCAAAGCTTCCAATGGTGCTCTTTAGCTCGGCCGGTCATTTACCTGCTGATGCCGATATCAAACAATTATTCAGCGCGGTAATTAATAAACCGGCCAGGCACAACGAGATAAAAGAGGCGCTGCTCCGGATATTGGGTGGAACAGGCGTTATAGCAGTTCAACCCGAAACTGCAGCAGAACAGGGAGCAGTTTTGCCCATCCGTATCCTGGTGGCAGAGGATGATTATATCAATCAAAAATTTATCATGCGCGCCATGAAGAAGCTGGGCTATTCGATGGATCTGGCGGTGAATGGTAAAGAGGCCGTAGAAAAGGCGGGGGAGACTGCCTACCAATTGATTTTTATGGACGTAATGATGCCTGAAATGGATGGTTATGAAGCTACCCGGATCATTTTGGAACATCATAGCCACGGCGCTCGCCCCGTTATTATAGGCCTTACCGCAAATGCACTCACCGGCGATCGGGAGAAGCTTTTGCAGGCCGGCATGGATGATTATCTGAGCAAGCCCTATAAAATACAGGATTTGGAAAATTTAATTACCAAATGGTCCTCACGGCTCGCTCCGGATATGGCAATCGCTACAGATAATTACAGGTACATTAACCTGGAGTATATTATGGAACTTGCGGGTGGCGAAAACGAATTTGTCGCAGAAATTATTGAAAGCTATCTTGAAACAGTGGGCCCCAATATCCGCTTGCTGCGGGATGCTATAACAAGTAATAATGCAGAAGCTGTAACCTTTTTGTCCCACAAGCTAAAAGGATCTTTCAGGTTTATTGGTTGTACAGAGCCTGGTAATATCATGGAAGCAATAGAAAATAACCATGAGCACGGGAACCTGGCGCAGATGCTTGAATTGTTACATGCCGTGGAAGAAGAATATGCCGGAACCGAGGAAGAATTAAAACAGGTTTTGTTAACGCTCAATACCTCCGGAGCTTAATGAAATGGTTGGTTATTGGTTGGAATTCTATTTCGACCGGGTAACTATTCCCAGGGTATTCATCAGTTCCCTCGCGGCAGCTGCGCCAGCGCGGTTGGCGCCGATGGTAGATGCAGAAGGGCCGTAACCAACAAGGTGAATACGAGGTTCTTTAATAACCATGGTAGCCAGCCTGCCTCCCATAAGGATTCCACCGGCTTCTTCTCTGGGCAATACCGGCCTCAAATGATCCAGGGCGCTTTTAAACCCTGTGTTCCATAAAATAACATCGGCCTGCTGTTCTGTTCCATCTGCCCATTTTACACCGTTGCCGGTTATTTCACTAAACATAGGGAAGCGTTGCAAAACGCCTCGTCTCCGCATGTCAATTATTTCTGCTGAAACAGGCAGGCCCGTTACCGAAACGACGGACAGGGGTATTAGCCCTTTTCTTACTCTTTCCTCAACCATTGCTACCGCATTGTGACCCGCCATATCGTCAAAAGGCCCTTCCCTGAACTCAGGTGGCCGGCGGGCAACCCAGGTGGTTGTAGTCACCCTGGAGATCTGGTCCAGCAATTGGATCGCAGAAATGCCGGCCCCTACTATAATCACATGTTTGCCCTTAAAGTCATCCGCGGTTTTAAAATCTTTGGTGTGCAATTGTTCGCCTTCAAAATCTTTGGCTCCGGGATAGTCAGGGATATAGGGATTTTCCCAGGTACCTGTGGCATTAATGATACCTGAGGCTGAAAATAATGTGCGGTTAGAATCGATATAAAATCGTTCTTCATGCCGGTAAACCTGTTCCACTTTTACTGGTCGGTAAACCCTTATATCCATTTGCTTTTCATACAGATCGTAATAATGGGGTACCGCTACACTGGCCTGTACTTCTTTTTCATGGGTTTCAATGGTTTTTTCGAAAGACATGCCTGGTAAATCATGAATTCTGTTTACCGTACTTAGTGTAAGTGAAGGCCAGCGGTATTGCCAGGCGCCACCAGCTTGTGGAGCTTCGTCAAGAATGATAAAGCCGGGGCCGATTTCTAATCCTTGTTTTTTAAGATGATAGGCGGCTGACAATCCTGCCTGCCCCGCGCCTATCACCA belongs to Niabella yanshanensis and includes:
- a CDS encoding glycosyltransferase family 2 protein → MSVWNFLTLLLTYGIFIYAVVLISFYLWIGLYSIGATRKYMRKNSITDYRLLASSPHAPSVSILAPAYNEGANIVENVRSLLSLYYSNLEVIIINDGSKDDSLQKLIAAYDLEKTPHHVQYKIATKEIRGIYKSKNPAYKKLVVVDKVNGGKADALNVGINVSANNYIVCIDVDCILEQDAVLKMIKPFLEETDKKVIATGGVVRIANSCIIKDGRLIKVNLPANYWARMQSLEYIRAFILGRMAWARMNGLMLISGAFGAFDKEIAVKAGGYNHKTVGEDMELVVRMRRYMEEAQQPYQVSYIPDPLCWTEAPSNTKILGRQRNRWTRGTIETLWFHRIMFFNPRYHLLGMVSYPYWFFFEMLAPLIEAFGIVVFLLMAIFQLINWHVFIALLAFIVSFGYLYAAFAAFMEVTTYNMYRRRTDMMKLLLTALTEPFIFHPFVVWAAIKGYIDYLRKKNAWGEMTRQGFGTPIIPGKN
- a CDS encoding HEAT repeat domain-containing protein; the encoded protein is MNSGAFFRLLSPEHLYFSAAFFGILTLILVGMIYLFLYTKKKRFRVKEIITDQLNDWISEQMAMEEAHASATLPDFSVHFKKKYVRQFVTDNLINFKKSVAGHLSDSVVHLYEHTGLKKDSEAKMKSFRWHLRSRGIYELYMMQQRESLSDILDYTNSDNDFVRMEAQTAIVGLDGFKGLIFLNALNYPLHEWQQIKLLQQLDSFNSEEMPHLPLWLQSANSYVVHFALKLTEVYQQFRVHKEVVQCLNSDNHKIRNQAIKTLGIIAGENTVAILQQQYSAESSANKLEILKQTGINGTEADIEFLKSKLDDADDAIKLEAARAIVAINPKNMTVLNNIAADNPTIYSIANQIKYELAS
- a CDS encoding response regulator transcription factor, translated to MLFKIGKVLLIEDDTLIQRAVASKLKKEGFEMICCNDGKEGLEKLATELPDLVLTDVMLPYVSGLEIVNAVKSLAEKPIKVIVFSTMGQEKIVQEAFDLGADDYITKPFSLNELSIRIKKQLTR
- a CDS encoding alpha/beta fold hydrolase is translated as MPVDVVKKNNVTVRNENGRQTIVFAHGFGTDQTAWGTVADAFADNYRLILYDNVGAGLSDPAAFSPNKYDTLHSYAEDLLGICRGLNLDDVIMVGHSVSGMISLLASIKEPGRFKKLILVGASPRYLNSEGYLGGFTQEALDGLYAAMANNYYAWVSGFAPMVMENADKPELAQSFANSLASIRPDIAQSVARVIFQSDHRADLPKATIETLLLQTKHDNAVPGDVALYLNQHIRGSHLEMVNAEGHFPHISAPDEIIREIKNFIG